Below is a genomic region from Phragmites australis chromosome 20, lpPhrAust1.1, whole genome shotgun sequence.
GTTTGAAGTAGTTTTGTCAACCTTATAAACCATGGGATAAAAAGAGtatgtgtgtgcgtgtgtggaAGGGAGGGTGGGTGTTAGTATTGAAATTATTGCGCTGTGGACTACTAGTAATAGTAGCGAAGACGCATAAAAAATGCCCTAAATAACAAATAATAAAATGACAGCTGCAGTAACACAGTCAGCCATTTCCGATCCGCACATATTTAAACCTTTGCAAGCTCTATTGGACAAAATATTGTACTTGCGGGTAACTCACCATTTAGTTCAAGCTGGCTACAGAACAAAAACCATTTCTGGCAATCCAGCGTGCAATTATTCACTGCCTTCAAACTGCAACTTTTTCTAGTCTAGAGACCATCAAGCTGTCATTGTCATATTAACGTCAACCTGGACACTACTCTTGTTCTTCCAAAAGAATTCTTGTCACTCGCACTAAAGTTGCATATGACAGGGCCATGTATCGAACTATCAATTAGGCACTTGCAAGATCAGAAATGATGTATAAAACACAGCAGCAACGAGGAAATACCTCCAAGGTTAGATTACGCTCCTGATCCTTATTGAAactgaaggggggggggggggataccTCCAAGGCTGGATTAACTACGGATGGATGGGTCGGACTAGTAGCGCACCACGACCACGCAGAGCACAAATCATCCACAACTAACTGAAATGGTGAGAATGAAAGAGTTTTGGATTTGATTGCTCATTCATAGCGAAGGAAAAGGTCCAATCCGAAAACGAAACCCTAGAACAATCCGTCCAAGCGAGCGTGGGTTGCTTACCAGAAAAAGAAGAAACCGATCCGAGTTCAGATCGATGGATCTCCAATCCTAGCAGAGGGAGGGCAGGAGGACGTTAGCGACGCCTCTCGGCGAGAGAAGGCCTCGGTGGAAGGAGGGCTCGGCTTGCTGTGTCAGTCGCCGGTGGTGAGGtcgccgacgaggaggagcaaaATTGTGGGGGCGGCAGAATGGTGGAGAAGAGGGTCCACAGTAGCGGTGGTGAGGTCGATTTTCCTCTTTTCAATTTTGCCCCTGGGTCCACAGTAGAATCACGCGCTGGACCCAACTCCTATTCGGAGGTCGGATCCGATTCCAACGCCTGCTTATCGGGTATATACCCGCACGCAGCGCCCGCCTCCGCTTCGCCAAGAAGATCTCGTCCGCTCCTCGCACACCGCGCCGGTGACACACAGAGACGAGCGTCCCATCGCCTCGCGCTCCGGCGGCCGCCACCGAGTCGACCAGCTTCGCTCGCCCGGTCCCCCCGTGTCGGGATGGCAGCGTTGTGCATCCGGCCCACGGACAGCCTCGCCGGCTGCGCCTTCTTCGGGGCGCACCGCAGCGTGCACGCTGCGCCGGCTCCTCGCCGGCCaacgcagcagcagcaacaggaCAATCAGGTTCCAGCCAGAGCAATCCCGTCTATTCCCGGGCAGTCGCGGCCGGTGCGTGGACGCGCGAACGGGCGACAGCGCGGGCGGCGATCTCCCCCCGCGGCCGGGGCCGGCTCGCCGCCGCACAAACGCGTGATGGAGAATGTGGTGATCCTGAAGCGCGGGGAGGAGATGCCGACCGGACTCACGGAGCCTCCGACGGTGGCGCCTCCGGCTGCGTCGCAGAGTGGCGCTCAGGCGGAGAAGGCCGAGACTGTGGCGGCCGAGGACAAGCGTAGCCAGCAGTCGGAGAAGGCTGTGACGCTGGCGGCCGTGGAGAACCGCGGCGCGCAGGCGGAGAAGGTTGAGCCTGTAGCGGCCGCGGACCAGCGTGGTCCACACGCACAGGCGAAGAAGGCAGAGGCTGCAGAGCACCACGGCGCAGACGCGACGAAGGCAGAGGCCGTGGCGGCTGCTCACCAGAGCGTCCCGCATGCTAAGGAGGAGGATAAGACCGTACAGCGGAGCGACGCGCAGGCGAAGAAGGCCGAGGCCGCACCGCCGGCCACGTACTCGGGGCTATTGTTCGTGGTCGCGCCGGAGCCCCGCGCGTTGCCCATCCCGGTGCTCTTGCTGAAGCCCCGGCTGCGCGCGCGCGGTGGCAGCGCTTttccgacggcggcggcgtcatGATTTCGGATCGGGCGGGTCGAGAGACGAGACGTAGTGCGTCCGGGGCATGCAGTGTTCAACGCACGTACAGTAGGGTCAACCAGGAGGATGTTGTCCGTAGGCTGGATTGCTGGAAGCGGTTCCCTCGGTTACGTTAGAGGATTTTTAATTTTCTCTTTAAACTTGTAGCATGCATTACTGTACATTTGTTGATATGTGATGCCCTTTGAAAAATACTAGAtcagaacattttttttttgggataaTGGAAGAGTCTTCTAGATTAAAACATATCGTGATCGATCATAATATGCATCACTGCCAGAGTCCTACTATGTTTCAGATTCTCGCTGGTGCCAAATTGACTACCACTCTTAATTTTTGCTGGTTTGCAATCTGCACTACAGATTTTGATTCTAATGCACCTCGAAGAGATATATTCTGAAGTGTGAATTACATGATCCTGCTACTGTCAGAAAAAAGCCTGAAAACTCTGAACGAGAAAGAGAATGTCTGAAGATCAGAAGATGCTGTCTTGGAAATTCCCTCGGCCACAACAATACAAGCACATAATAAAACTGTTAGAATTATCATGGGCTTGACCCATTTTACTTTGTGCATAATTCTTAATAAATCTTAAATGTCCACTAAGCAAAGGGGTGTGGTGTTTAGTCTCATATTATTAGTGAAGGTGAAGAGAGACCATTTATAAGGAGTTGTGTCTCTCATCCCTTATCACTAGCTTGCTCGCCTCGCTGGCTTGTTGCCGTACGACGACCGCGTGAATGATCCATTCAAATATAATTCAGTTGCTTACGTATGTATGATTATCTTttgcaattatatttttttatacgtGGGAAAATAACCAACACAATTATATATAGAAATCGTATAGATTAAGCACATCTCAACCACACGATCTTCTCTATATATACTTACCAACCTCTGCCGCAAATGATAAGCAACTAGAGTTTTACCTATTCCTCTCTGTTACGCCACCCTATATAGTTTGTTCCGTTCCGCTCCACCATCGTCTTTGTGATCCTACAACGTGAGAGGACGAATAAGATTTTTAAAAAACGCTCCGCGCAACTACTCGTGATATGCTTTCTTGTCACcttctgcatcatcatcaaagGGCTTCGTCTCTTCTTTTAATTATGTTTGCCAAGCCGGTCATTTATGTTATGAAGTATATTATATATGTGTAATTTTGTTACATGCATGTCTAAAGTATACTTTTGTTACATAATAATAATAGTAGATCAGTTCTTATTTCTGATTTATCTATGAATTAAATTAACTTTAAAAGCACGCTTATTTCCAACATAAACTACACGACGAATTCACAGAACCTACATACAATAAGTATTCCTGATCCTCCTACATTTCACCGCGCCTCATCTTGCAGTACAGTCCATGAAGCCATGCACGCTTCACTTGTCTCTGCTGTTGGCAGGTGCAGCGTCGTCCGCTGCTCCCCAGCCGTCCTCGAGCGGCATGTCCGGCATGACCGTCTTCCAGAACCAGTGCTTCCTCCAGAGCAGCACCATCTCCTCGATGGGCACGCCCTTGGTCTCGGGGAGGAAGACGTAGACGAAGACGGTCATGACGGTGATCCACCcggcgaagaagaggaagatgccGAACTTGAAGGTGCACAGCAGCGACAGGAACGCCTGCGCGATGGCGAAGGTGAAGAGCAGGTTCACGGCCACCGTGATGCTCTGCCCCGCTGACCGCGTCTCCAGCGGGAAGATCTCGCTCGGAACCGTCCACCCCAGAGGGCCCCACGACCACCCGAACGCCAGCACGAAGAGGCAGATCACCAGTACCACCGCGATCGAGAAGCTCCGCGACAGCTGCTTGTCCGTCCCGAACTTGACGCCCAGGATCACCGCCACGATCACCTGCACGCATGCGAGAACATTCCAAGAACTCTTCAATCCATGCAATGCGAATGATGTGCATTGTGATTGCGATGCGTGGTGAAGTGATCGTCTGGTCTCACCTGGCAGACGACCATCTGTATGCCGCCGCTGATGAGGAGCTTCcggcggccgaggcggtcgaCGGTGCCGATGGAGATGAGCGTGGAGAAGAAGAGCACGGCGCCGGTGAGCACGGAGGAGTAGAGGGACGCGTCGCTGCCAAAGCCCATGCTCTGGAACAGCACGGGAGCGTAGAAGAGTATGGAGTTGATGCCTGTCAGGATCTGGAACGCCGGCATGCACACGGCCATCACCAGCTGCGGCCGGTTGCGCGGCTCCAGGATGTTGCGGAACGGGTGCTCGATGGTGTTGGCCAACTCGCTGGCCTCCAACATGTCCGTGAACTCGGCGTCCACGTCGGCGGTGCCgcggatgcgctccagcacgcGCCGGCCCTCCTCGATGCGCCCGCGCTCGATGAGGCTATTGGGCGTCTCCGGGAGGAAGAGCCCGCCTACGGTCATCAGCAGCGCCGGCGCAGCCGCGAGGCCGAGCGACAGGCGCCACCCCGACGGCTTGATGTTCTGCGTGCCGTAGTTGATCAGGTTCGCCGTGAAGATGCCGAGCGTTGTTGCGAGCTGGAACATCATGTTCAGCCCGCCGCGGAGGTGCGCCGGCGCCATCTCCGACAGGTACAGCGGCACAGCCTGCGGCATGACGAACACAATATTAGGCAGAGCCCACGCAGTCACTAGAACTATAGAACACTGCCATTGTTCTCTGACCAAGCGATAAACATCTAACCTGATTGCCGAAACCGATGCCGACGCCCAGCATGATGCGCCCGAGGATGAGCATGGCCAGGTTCACGGCGGCGGCGTTAAGCGTGGCGCCGATGAGGAAGCTGACGCCGCCGCAGACAATGCTGGCGCGGCGGCCGTATTTCCTCGTCACGGGGGACGCCGCTAGTGAGGCGACGAGGCCGGCGAGGTACAATGAGGAGGTGAACGCCGCGAGGCCCTGGTTGTCGTACTTGCAGTAGTTGTTCCGGGTGCCGGAGTTCTTCCTCCGGAACACCACGGGGAAGAACTTCTCCAGAAATGGGTCCATGGAGGTCACTCCTCCTGCAGACATTCCGTCAGTCAGATTGACAGAGCAAAGCTTTCGACGGGATGATCCATCGTGAAACAGGCAAACAAGCACTTCGTCCAGAGTTCAAACACTGTGAATTTGCTGTTCTCACGGCATGTGAAATTCTAGCAGTGGCACGATGAAAGTGCGTAACTATCCAGGATTTTTTTGGTTGGATCAATGGAAATGTAAAGCGTTTGGTAAACATGCATTACGTCATGGCTGATAAAACACTTCTTAAGCATCttcaaaagattttttttttttttttttttgcttcgttCTATCAAGCTCTGCCGGGCAGCTCCCCAGCTGGGTTTCTTGCTCTTCAGTCTGAATTGTTGACTTTCCATTTTCAGGAAAGTAGCTAGACTGACAGAGTGTTCAGCGGACCTTATCAACTCTAGTACTTAGAGATAATATCCTTTGGCGCGTACGGATTATTTTTCCTCTGAACAGAGCCGGTGACCATTTTGAGGTTTGGTAAACAAAGCCATCTCGAGGATATTGTAAATTTGCATTTCCAATACTATCAATAGtcgttgttaaaaaaaaatactatacaGCAGTTATCACTTAAGTCAACCGGGTCTTGAATGTGACGATGTTCAAAGTAGGATTTTGCATGTTTCTACAATGTGACGGTCCAATTGTTCGATGCTGCAACCACCCCAAAATTGACAATTGAGAAAGCGAAGATCTGCTCGTCATGTGGGGATGTTTCCTACATCTTCCCTCCCCTATTGTGCATAGTCTGCACTCGTATTAGTTGGACTAATAACTACCCTGTAACAAAATCCATAAATATGTTGCGGAAAATTGTACACTGGCAAGTGGGGCCACTGGTTGATAGGTGGATCACTTCTGGAGAGTTGCAACCTATGTTCATAGGATGCGAATGTTTCATGCTGAAGCTACTAGTACAAATTCAATGAGAATTGGTGAAGCGTTCAAGAAACAAGGGCTAAAATCACTCAAG
It encodes:
- the LOC133901681 gene encoding sugar transport protein 7-like — translated: MAGGAVSALGVKKERAAQYKGRMTLAVAMTCLVAAIGGAIFGYDIGISGGVTSMDPFLEKFFPVVFRRKNSGTRNNYCKYDNQGLAAFTSSLYLAGLVASLAASPVTRKYGRRASIVCGGVSFLIGATLNAAAVNLAMLILGRIMLGVGIGFGNQAVPLYLSEMAPAHLRGGLNMMFQLATTLGIFTANLINYGTQNIKPSGWRLSLGLAAAPALLMTVGGLFLPETPNSLIERGRIEEGRRVLERIRGTADVDAEFTDMLEASELANTIEHPFRNILEPRNRPQLVMAVCMPAFQILTGINSILFYAPVLFQSMGFGSDASLYSSVLTGAVLFFSTLISIGTVDRLGRRKLLISGGIQMVVCQVIVAVILGVKFGTDKQLSRSFSIAVVLVICLFVLAFGWSWGPLGWTVPSEIFPLETRSAGQSITVAVNLLFTFAIAQAFLSLLCTFKFGIFLFFAGWITVMTVFVYVFLPETKGVPIEEMVLLWRKHWFWKTVMPDMPLEDGWGAADDAAPANSRDK